Proteins encoded in a region of the Candidatus Omnitrophota bacterium genome:
- a CDS encoding ribonuclease H-like domain-containing protein, translating to MSIPYERTIVFDLETQKAFNEVDRSKPHLLKVSVLGAYDYSASEYLMYEEKELPQFEERLKKAELVVGFNIRSFDLPVLQPYLGLDVKTLPVLDLLVEIEKVLGHRVSLQSLAQATLGEGKSGSGLQAIELFREGKMEELKAYCRDDVKITKNLYEYGLLNGKVSYRSNRDYQTHTLEVDWASHAPQVPPQETFPSGLF from the coding sequence ATGTCCATCCCTTACGAACGTACAATTGTCTTTGACCTCGAAACCCAGAAGGCCTTTAACGAGGTGGACCGGTCCAAGCCGCACCTTTTGAAGGTTTCGGTCCTGGGTGCCTATGACTATTCCGCCTCGGAGTATCTGATGTACGAGGAGAAGGAACTGCCGCAGTTTGAAGAGCGGCTCAAGAAGGCAGAGCTTGTGGTGGGTTTCAATATCCGGAGTTTTGACTTGCCGGTGCTGCAACCGTATTTGGGACTGGATGTGAAGACCTTGCCGGTATTGGACTTGCTGGTTGAGATCGAGAAGGTGCTCGGCCACCGCGTGAGTCTGCAGAGTTTGGCCCAGGCCACATTGGGAGAGGGGAAGTCCGGTTCCGGACTCCAGGCCATTGAGTTGTTTCGCGAGGGCAAGATGGAGGAGCTCAAGGCGTACTGCCGGGACGATGTCAAAATCACCAAGAATCTGTACGAGTACGGTTTGCTCAACGGCAAGGTGAGCTACCGTTCCAACCGCGATTATCAAACCCACACCTTGGAGGTGGACTGGGCCAGCCACGCGCCCCAGGTCCCTCCCCAAGAAACTTTCCCCTCCGGATTATTCTAA